CGTCGAAGACCAGCGCCACCAGATCCGCGTCTCGGTAGAGGTAGACCAACTCCTCTTCCACGTAGCGGTAGTTGACGTTGACCGGCACGATCCGCGCCTTGAGGCAGCCGAGGACGGTCTGCAGGTACTCGATGCCGTTGTAGAGGTGCAGCCCGAGATGCTCACCAGGGCGTATGCCGCTGTCGATCAGGTGGTGCGCGATGCGGTTGGCCGCCGCGTCCAGCTCGGCGTAGGTGAGGCGGCGCTCCGCGCCCGTGCCGGGGTGGTCGATGTAGACGAGTGCCTCGCGGTCGGGGACCACGTCGACGACCGACTCGAACAGGTCGGCAAGGTTGTACTCCACCGCTCCTCCTGACCCCGGCAAGCATCGACGAATGGACGTGCGTCATCGCTTCGCCGGTCATCAGAGCAAAGGCCGCCACAACTGTGAAGGGTCCGCGCAGAAGAAATCTGACTGTCTGTCAGAAAACCCTTGAACTGGTCCCTCCCCTCCTGCAACCTGTTCTCGTTCCTGAGACGGGAGGACGGCAATGGGTGGGACGGAACACCTCACCGTGCAGCGCGAAGGCGCCACACTGGTGCTCACGCTCAACAGGCCCGAGGCCAAGAACGCGCTCTCGCTGCCGATGCTGGTCGGCCTGCACGACGGCTGGGTCGAGGCGGACGAGGACGACGCCGTCCGCTCGATCGTCCTCACCGGCGCGGGCGGCGCGTTCTGCGCGGGCATGGACCTCAAGGCCCTCGCGGGCAAGGGGATGGAGGGTCAGCAGTACCGGGACCGCCTCAAGGCCGACCCCGATCTGCACTGGAAGGCGATGCTGCGCCACCACCGGCCGCGCAAACCCGTGATCGCCGCGGTGGAGGGCCACTGCGTGGCCGGCGGTACCGAGATCCTCCAGGGGACCGACATCCGGGTCGCGGGGGAGTCCGCCACGTTCGGGCTCTTCGAGGTGAAGCGCGGCCTGTTCCCGATCGGCGGCTCGACGGTCCGGCTCCAGCGGCAGATCCCGCGGACGCACGCGCTGGAGATGCTGCTCACCGGCCGTCCGTACTCGGCACGGGAGGCCGCCGGCATCGGTCTGATCGGGCATGTGGTCCCCGACGGGACGGCCCTGGAGAAGGCCCTCGCCATCGCCGGGCAGATCAACGCCTGTGGTCCGCTCGCCGTCGAGGCCGTCAAGGCGTCGGTGTACGAGACCGCCGAGATGACGGAGGCGGACGGGCTTGCGGCCGAGCTGAAGAGGGGGTGGCCGATCTTCGATACGGCCGATGCGAAGGAGGGGTCCAAGGCCTTCGCGGAGAAGCGGCCGGCGGTGTATCGGCGGGAGTGAACTCCGCTGGGGGCCGGCTCATGGCTGCGGGTTCGTCGTGGCTGGTCGCGCCCACGATGGGGGTCCCCCCGTTCGAGCGAAGCCGAGAGTGGGGGAGGAGCCGCATATCGAACACAGCCCCGCGTCCCTGAGGGCGCCCGTCGTAGCCGCAAGTGCCACAGCCCCGCGTCCCTTGAGGAGACCCCGTGCCTGAAGTTCTCAAAGCTCCCCTGGTTGTCGAGTTTCCCTTCACTCGTTCCCTCGGCCCCGTCCAGAGCGCGTTTCTCACCGGCCTGCGGGAGCGTGTCGTGCTCGGGGTGAAGACCGGTGACGGGCAGACGTTGGTCCCGCCCGTCGAGTACGACCCCGTCACCTCCGAGGAGCTCGGTGAGCTGGTCGAGGTGGCGTCCACCGGGACCGTCAGCACCTGGGCCTGGAACCACGAGCCGCGTCGCGGGCAGCCTCTCGACACGCCCTTCGCCTGGGTCCTGGTGCGGTTGGACGGCGCCGACACCGCCCTGCTGCACGCCCTCGACGCCCCGGGCCCCGACGCCGTACGTACCGGGATGCGGGTCCGCGTCCGGTGGGCCGAGGAACGGTCGGGTGCCATTACGGACATCGCCTGTTTCGAACCGTACGACGGTGGACCCGCCGAACTGACCGGCAGCGACGGTCGGTTCGAGGACATGGTGACCGGCATCGTCGCTCCCGCCCGCCTCGACTACACCTACTCGCCCGGCCGTGCCCAGTCCCGCTACATCGAGGCGCTCGCCGACCGCCGGGCCGTGGGCGAGCGCTGCCCGTCCTGCCGCAAGGTGTACGTCCCGCCGAGGGGTGCGTGCCCCACATGTGGTGTGGCCACATTGGAACAGGTCGAGGTGGGGCCTCGCGGCACAGTGACGACGTACTGCATCGTCAACATCAAGGCGAAGAACCTCGACATCGAAGTGCCCTACGTCTACGGGCACATAGCCCTGGACGGCGCCGACCTCGCCCTGCACGGCCGTATCGGCGGCATCCCCTACGACCAGGTGCGGATGGGCCTGCGCGTCGAACCGGTGTGGTCGGAAGGGGGCCGGTTCCCCGACCACTACCGGCCCACCGGCGAACCCGACGCGGACTACGAGACGTACAAGGAGCTGGTGTAGATGCCCGCGCCGAGGCCGCAGAGGGACATCGCCGTCGTCGCCTTCGCGCAGACCGACCATCTGCGCACCAGCGACGAGCTCTCCGAGGTGGAGATGCTCATGCCGGTCCTGCACGAGGTCCTGGACCGGACCGGGCTCAGGACCAGCGACATCGGTTTCACCTGCTCCGGCTCCACGGACTATCTCGCGGGCCGCGCCTTCTCCTTCACGATGGCGCTCGACGGCGTCGGCGCCTGGCCGCCGATCTCCGAGTCGCACGTGGAGATGGACGGGGCATGGGCGCTGTACGAGGCCTGGACGAAGCTCCTGACCGGCGAGGCCGACACCGCGCTCGTGTACGCGTACGGCAAGTCGTCCCCCGGCTCCGTGCGCGACGTACTGACCCGGCAGCTCGACCCGTACTACGTGGCGCCCCTGTGGCCGGACTCCATAGCCCTGGCCGCTCTCCAGGCGCAGGTCCTCATCGACGCCGGCGACACGGACGAGCCCGCGCTGGCCGCCGTCGCCGCCCGCAGCCGTGCCTCGGCCGCGGGCAACTCCCATGCTCAGCTGAGGGGTTCGGTGCCGCGAGGCGACTACGCCGTACGTCCCCTCCGTACCGGCGACTGCCCGCCCATCGGCGACGGGGCGGCCGCGGTGATCCTCGCGGCGGGCGAGCGGGCCCGTGACCTGTGCAAGCGGCCCGCCTGGATCCGGGGCATCGACCACCGCATCGAGGCACACGGTCTCGGCGTACGGGACCTGACCGACTCGCCGTCCGCGCGGCTGGCGGCGGAACGGGCCGGGGTGTTCGAACGGCCCGTCGACACCGCCGAGTTGCACGCCCCGTTCAGCTCCCAGGAGGTGGTGCTGCGCAAGGCCCTGCGGCTGGACGACAGCGTCGACATCAACCCGTCCGGGGGACCCCTCGCCGCCAACCCCATCATGGCCGCGGGACTCATCCGCATCGGCGAGGCGGCCGCCCGAATCCACCGGGGCGACTCCAACCGCGCCCTCGCGCACGCCACTTCGGGCCCGTGTCTGCAACAGAACCTGGTCGCCGTACTGGAGGGAGACCCGCGATGAGCAAGGAGCCCGTGGCCGTCGTCGGGATCGGCCAGACCAAGCACGTCGCGGCCCGAAAGGACGTGTCGATCGCGGGACTTGTCCGCGAGGCAGCCCAACGTGCTCTCGCGGACGCCGAGTTGACGTGGGCGGACATCGACGCCGTCGTCATCGGCAAGGCGCCCGACTTCTTCGAGGGCGTCATGATGCCCGAGCTCTACCTCGCCGACGCCCTCGGCGCGGTCGGCAAACCCATGCTGCGCGTCCACACCGCGGGTTCCGTCGGCGGATCCACCGCGCTCGTCGCGTCGAACCTCGTCGCGGGCCGCGTCCACGGCACCGTACTGACCCTCGCCTACGAAAAGCAGTCCGAGTCGAACGCCATGTGGGGCCTGTCCCTGCCGATCCCCTTCCAGCAGCCCCTGCTCGCCGGCGCGGGCGGCTTCTTCGCCCCGCACGTACGCGCGTACATGCGGCGCACCGGCGCGCCCGACGGGGTCGGCTCCCTCGTCGCGTACAAGGACCGCCGCAACGCGCTCAAGAACCCCTACGCGCATCTCCACGAGCACGACATCACACTGGAGAAGGTCCAGGCCTCGCCCATGCTCTGGGACCCGATCCGCTACTCGGAGACCTGCCCGTCCTCCGACGGCGCCTGCGCGATGGTCCTCACCGACCGCGCGGGAGCGGCCCGTTCACCGCATCCGCCCGCCTGGATGCACGGCGGCGCGATGCGCAGCGAACCGACGCTCTTCGCGGGCAAGGACTTCGTCTCGCCACAGGCCGGCAAGGACTGCGCGGCCGACGTGTACCGGCAGGCCGGCATCGCCGACCCCCGCCGCGACATCGATGCGGTGGAAATGTACGTCCCGTTCTCCTGGTACGAGCCCATGTGGCTGGAGAACCTCGGCTTCGCCGCGGAGGGCGAGGGGTGGAAACTCACCGAATCCGGAGTCACCGAACTGGACGGTGACCTGCCGGTGAACATGTCGGGCGGCGTGCTGTCCACCAACCCGATCGGGGCGTCCGGGATGATCCGGTTCGCCGAAGCCGCACTTCAGGTGCGTGGCCAGGCCGGAGAACACCAGATCGACGGCGCCCGCCGGGTCCTCGGGCACGCCTACGGCGGCGGATCCCAGTTCTTCTCGATGTGGCTGGTCGGAGCCACGCCGCCGACCTCTTGAGGCTGGGCCCTGTCGTGGCCTGTGCGCGGCAGTGACCGAAAGCTAGGCTGGCCGCGGACGACGAACCGGGAGGAGCACGGACGTGGCCGAGAGCACCATCCAGCAGCACCCGCTCGCGGGCTGGGACAAGCCGGAGCTTGACCTCAGCAGCGCCGACTGGCATTCCAGCAGCCGCGGACTGGGGGATGTCCAGATCGCCTTTGTCGAAGGCTTCATCGCGATGCGCAACAGTGGCCGCCCGGAAAGCCCCTCCTTGATCTTCACGCCCGCGGAATGGGGCGCGTTCGTGTCGGGGGCGCGGGAGGGAGAGTTCGACCTCACGTGAGAGGACGTGGGGGAGCCTGACCCGACAAGAGGGGCGTTTTCCCTACCCTTTTCCGGGCAACGCGATCTTCGACCCTTTTCCTGGGGCCATGCCTGACAGAGGCTGGCCCCAGGACGTCGAGGAAGACGTTCCGTAAACCTTCGCGCGGCGACCGTGCCCGTGTCGCTCGTCACCACGAACGACACAAGAAAACGGCATAGTCTCCAGGTATGAGCGGCCCCGGCGGTATGAACGCGGAACGTGATCTCGGTCGACTGCTGAGCGGTATGGCACCCGTCCTGCATCCCGGCCGCTTCGTCTTCACCACCATCCCCGGCACCACGGCGCCCCCTGGACTCTCGCCGGTCGTCACCGTCGTCGAGGACGAGGGCCTCACCCTCGTCGTCCAGCAGGAGGAAGCCGACGCCGCGCGCCTCACGTACGACTACGTGGCCGGCTGGATCACCCTGCGCATCCACTCCGCGCTGGACGCCGTCGGCCTCACCGCCGCCGTCGCCCAGGCACTGGCCGAAGCGGGCCTGAGCTGCAACGTCGTCGCGGGCTTCCACCACGATCACCTCTTCGTCCCGCACGAGCGTGCCGCCGAGGCCGTGGCCCTCCTGGAACGGCTGGCCAACCACTCCGGTCAGTAGTGGTCGAACAGCTCCGCGCCACAGGCTCCGGGCGTACGCTGAGCTGCTTGTAGGTCACGGTGCGCACCGACTCCCCGCGCCGGTTGCACCACCGTGGCAGGGGGTGCGTCATGGGGCAAGGCGGCATGCGAAGCAGAAGGACGCTCTTCGAGCGCGAGAGCGAACTCGCCGCTGTGGACGAGGCGTTGGGCGAGGTCACCGGGCTGCGCACGGACGCCGTCGGCCACCGTACCGAGAGCTCTCGTCATACCGAAAGCTCTCGTCGTACGGAGAGCTCTCGTGGTACCGACAACCCTCGTCGGGACGGCTCCGGCTCCCAGTGGGACGTCACCGAACCGCACGACCGGCGCCGCGGCGGGCTGCTCGCCTTCGCCGGACGCGCCGGAATCGGCAAGACCACCCTTCTCGCCGAAGTACGCCGTCGCGCCACCGCCAAGGGCTGCACGGTGCTGTCCGCGCGCGGCGGCGACCAGGAGCAGCACGTCGCCTTCCACGTCGCACGTCAGCTTCTCCAGCCCCAGCTCGCGGGCGTCCCCGAGGCCGAACTCCGTGCCACGCTGGGCAGTTGGTACGCCATCGTCGGACCCGCTCTCGGCCTGTGCGCCCCCGCCGAGGGCGCACCGCCCGACCAGCAGGGCCTGCGCGACGGCCTCGACTGGGTGCTCACGCACCTCGCGGTACGACGCGCCCCGATGGTTCTCCTCCTCGACGACGCGCACTGGGCCGACGCCGAGTCACTCCAGTGGCTCGCCGCGTTCGCACCCCGCGCCGAGGAACTGCCGCTACTGCTCGTCGTCGCCTACCGGCCCGACGAACTCCCGGACCACGCCGAGCCGTTCAGGGGCTTGCCCGGCCGGGCAGGCGGGCGCCCCCTCGACCTCGAACCGCTGAGCGCCACCGCCGTCGCCCATCTGGTACGCGAGACCCTCGGCACCCAGGCGGACGACGCGTTCTGCCGCGAATGCTGGGCCGTCACCGCGGGCAACCCGTTCGAGGCCGTCGAACTCACCGCGAAGGTACGCGACCGCGGCCTGACCCCCACCGAGGCCGGGGCCCATCTGCTGCGCGACCTGGCCGCCGCGGTCAAGGGCAGCGGACTCGTCGCCCGCCTCGAACGCCTCGGCACCTCGACCGTCCGCTTCGCCTGGGCCTGCGCCGTCCTCGGCACCGAGATCCCACCGACGCTGGCCGCGGCCGTCGCGGGCCTCGGCTCGGAGGAGGCCGCCGACGCGGCGGACGCCCTGCGCGGCGCCCGCATCCTCACCGGCGCCGTGACGGCCGCGGGCACGCTCGAATTCGTCCACCCGCTCATCGCCACCGCCGTCTACCGGGCCATCCCCCGGGGCGTACGGGTGGCCCTCCACGGCCAGGCCGCCTGGTGTGCCGTCGACGCGGGCCTCGGCCCGTCAGCCGCCGCCCGGCATCTCATGGAGACCCACCCCGACGGCGACACCTGGGTCGTCCAGCAGCTGCGCGCGGCCGCCCGCGAGACCCTCCGCGCCGGAGCACCCGACACCGCCCGCCGCCACCTCGCCCGCGCCCTGCGCGAACCGCCGCCCATCGGCGAACGGGCCGCTCTCCTGTACGAACTCGGCAGCGCCTCCCTGCTCACCGAACCCGCGACCACCGTCAACCACCTGCGGGCCGCGCTCGAAGAGCCCATCGCCGACACCGAGCTGCGGCACAACATCGTCTACCGGCTCTCCCAGGTCCTCGCCCACAGCGACCGGCTCGACGAGGCCTCCGACACCCTCTCCCGCGAGACCAAGGTGACCGGCGACGCCCGCGTACGGCTGCGTATGCAGTCCGAGCAGTTCATGTGGGACGCGTTCCGTGCCGACGAGCCCGACTCACCGGCCCGCTCCCGCCGCCTCGCCCGGCTCGCCGACCGGCTGACCGGCCGCGACCTCACCGAGCGCTATGTGATCGGCCTGCGCGCCTGGGACGCCACCCTGCGCGGCGAACCCGCCCACATCGCGATCCGGCACGCCGAACGCGCCCTCGCCGGCGGCTTCGGCTGGGCCGAGGCGGACCGC
This genomic stretch from Streptomyces sp. NBC_00878 harbors:
- a CDS encoding AMP-binding protein, which encodes MEYNLADLFESVVDVVPDREALVYIDHPGTGAERRLTYAELDAAANRIAHHLIDSGIRPGEHLGLHLYNGIEYLQTVLGCLKARIVPVNVNYRYVEEELVYLYRDADLVALVFD
- a CDS encoding crotonase/enoyl-CoA hydratase family protein, translated to MGGTEHLTVQREGATLVLTLNRPEAKNALSLPMLVGLHDGWVEADEDDAVRSIVLTGAGGAFCAGMDLKALAGKGMEGQQYRDRLKADPDLHWKAMLRHHRPRKPVIAAVEGHCVAGGTEILQGTDIRVAGESATFGLFEVKRGLFPIGGSTVRLQRQIPRTHALEMLLTGRPYSAREAAGIGLIGHVVPDGTALEKALAIAGQINACGPLAVEAVKASVYETAEMTEADGLAAELKRGWPIFDTADAKEGSKAFAEKRPAVYRRE
- a CDS encoding Zn-ribbon domain-containing OB-fold protein, with product MPEVLKAPLVVEFPFTRSLGPVQSAFLTGLRERVVLGVKTGDGQTLVPPVEYDPVTSEELGELVEVASTGTVSTWAWNHEPRRGQPLDTPFAWVLVRLDGADTALLHALDAPGPDAVRTGMRVRVRWAEERSGAITDIACFEPYDGGPAELTGSDGRFEDMVTGIVAPARLDYTYSPGRAQSRYIEALADRRAVGERCPSCRKVYVPPRGACPTCGVATLEQVEVGPRGTVTTYCIVNIKAKNLDIEVPYVYGHIALDGADLALHGRIGGIPYDQVRMGLRVEPVWSEGGRFPDHYRPTGEPDADYETYKELV
- a CDS encoding thiolase domain-containing protein, with the protein product MPAPRPQRDIAVVAFAQTDHLRTSDELSEVEMLMPVLHEVLDRTGLRTSDIGFTCSGSTDYLAGRAFSFTMALDGVGAWPPISESHVEMDGAWALYEAWTKLLTGEADTALVYAYGKSSPGSVRDVLTRQLDPYYVAPLWPDSIALAALQAQVLIDAGDTDEPALAAVAARSRASAAGNSHAQLRGSVPRGDYAVRPLRTGDCPPIGDGAAAVILAAGERARDLCKRPAWIRGIDHRIEAHGLGVRDLTDSPSARLAAERAGVFERPVDTAELHAPFSSQEVVLRKALRLDDSVDINPSGGPLAANPIMAAGLIRIGEAAARIHRGDSNRALAHATSGPCLQQNLVAVLEGDPR
- a CDS encoding thiolase domain-containing protein produces the protein MSKEPVAVVGIGQTKHVAARKDVSIAGLVREAAQRALADAELTWADIDAVVIGKAPDFFEGVMMPELYLADALGAVGKPMLRVHTAGSVGGSTALVASNLVAGRVHGTVLTLAYEKQSESNAMWGLSLPIPFQQPLLAGAGGFFAPHVRAYMRRTGAPDGVGSLVAYKDRRNALKNPYAHLHEHDITLEKVQASPMLWDPIRYSETCPSSDGACAMVLTDRAGAARSPHPPAWMHGGAMRSEPTLFAGKDFVSPQAGKDCAADVYRQAGIADPRRDIDAVEMYVPFSWYEPMWLENLGFAAEGEGWKLTESGVTELDGDLPVNMSGGVLSTNPIGASGMIRFAEAALQVRGQAGEHQIDGARRVLGHAYGGGSQFFSMWLVGATPPTS
- a CDS encoding DUF397 domain-containing protein produces the protein MAESTIQQHPLAGWDKPELDLSSADWHSSSRGLGDVQIAFVEGFIAMRNSGRPESPSLIFTPAEWGAFVSGAREGEFDLT
- a CDS encoding ACT domain-containing protein, whose protein sequence is MNAERDLGRLLSGMAPVLHPGRFVFTTIPGTTAPPGLSPVVTVVEDEGLTLVVQQEEADAARLTYDYVAGWITLRIHSALDAVGLTAAVAQALAEAGLSCNVVAGFHHDHLFVPHERAAEAVALLERLANHSGQ
- a CDS encoding AAA family ATPase; translation: MRSRRTLFERESELAAVDEALGEVTGLRTDAVGHRTESSRHTESSRRTESSRGTDNPRRDGSGSQWDVTEPHDRRRGGLLAFAGRAGIGKTTLLAEVRRRATAKGCTVLSARGGDQEQHVAFHVARQLLQPQLAGVPEAELRATLGSWYAIVGPALGLCAPAEGAPPDQQGLRDGLDWVLTHLAVRRAPMVLLLDDAHWADAESLQWLAAFAPRAEELPLLLVVAYRPDELPDHAEPFRGLPGRAGGRPLDLEPLSATAVAHLVRETLGTQADDAFCRECWAVTAGNPFEAVELTAKVRDRGLTPTEAGAHLLRDLAAAVKGSGLVARLERLGTSTVRFAWACAVLGTEIPPTLAAAVAGLGSEEAADAADALRGARILTGAVTAAGTLEFVHPLIATAVYRAIPRGVRVALHGQAAWCAVDAGLGPSAAARHLMETHPDGDTWVVQQLRAAARETLRAGAPDTARRHLARALREPPPIGERAALLYELGSASLLTEPATTVNHLRAALEEPIADTELRHNIVYRLSQVLAHSDRLDEASDTLSRETKVTGDARVRLRMQSEQFMWDAFRADEPDSPARSRRLARLADRLTGRDLTERYVIGLRAWDATLRGEPAHIAIRHAERALAGGFGWAEADRGFEVPVLVALTFMYADRPGRTEELFAAGIADFERQGWHGAHLSFGYTLLGYVRFRRGRLAEAEDFVRAGLRLAERVGPGTPAHWYAVGTLIEILLARGRITEATETADEYAFGEPFPAAVVFPDAQTVHGELLLARGLTKDAAAELAAAGRRLDPRGMRNPSWCPWQLHLARAESYDDPERAVTTAFEAVGRARLFGAPSAIGQALRAAADVSSGSTRVKLLEESVGHLERSPAAYELACALVALGTELRHTGRPKEAAEHLYRGLEAAVQCGADGLVEAARDELAAGGLRPRRLHSTETDTLTARERAAAESAVRGHTSAGIAEELHTDEPTVVRLLSAVYRKVGTDREGLGAALEEEREGGGA